A window of the Trichoderma asperellum chromosome 4, complete sequence genome harbors these coding sequences:
- a CDS encoding uncharacterized protein (SECRETED:SignalP(1-25)) translates to MEGALPGRFKLLLLLQLAVAYLIKAAYINQQEPLGIKEELTSPLTISAPLFASLERLARLVDVSYCLGTSGIRKPFQCLSRCDEFPELTLATTWSTGILFSDNCGFIAIDNGSERQLLEANRNDAANERQGAIVVAFRGTYSITNTIVDLGTIPQKYVPYPSPDDGGESPEKPSHKCTNCTVHMGFLESWRSAREAVLPELKALRDKYPSRPIQLVGHSLGGAVACLAALELKVSLGWDDVTVTTFGEPRTGNAQFARFVNDVFDLNGTTDLEKRSYRRVTHVDDPVPLLPPSEFGYKSHSGEIFISKSSLSPSETDVHLCIGDEDPNCSAKDDSTMKSLLHRLLHFRWTTTSLQAYTERMSFPARFKLWQLFFAHRDYFWRLGLCVPGGDPTNWGRHSYEPHDEYL, encoded by the coding sequence ATGGAGGGGGCATTACCGGGCCGCTTCAAGCTATTGTTGCTCTTACAACTCGCCGTCGCTTACCTCATTAAGGCCGCATATATCAACCAGCAGGAACCGTTGGGTATCAAGGAGGAGCTAACATCCCCTTTGACCATTTCCGCACCGTTATTCGCGTCTCTCGAACGACTGGCTAGGCTGGTTGACGTGTCGTATTGCCTGGGTACTTCAGGCATTCGCAAGCCCTTCCAGTGTCTCTCCCGATGCGACGAGTTCCCAGAGTTGACGCTGGCTACCACTTGGAGCACAGGCATCCTCTTTAGTGACAATTGCGgattcatcgccatcgacaaTGGTTCGGAACGGCAGCTTCTCGAAGCAAATCGAAACGATGCAGCGAATGAGAGGCAGGGCGCCATAGTCGTTGCGTTCCGCGGGACTTACAGCATCACCAATACCATTGTTGATCTCGGCACTATCCCGCAAAAATACGTGCCTTACCCATCCccagatgatggaggagagtCCCCAGAAAAGCCCAGCCACAAATGCACAAACTGTACCGTACACATGGGGTTCCTTGAGTCTTGGAGGAGCGCTCGGGAAGCTGTTCTGCCGGAACTAAAGGCCCTTCGAGACAAATATCCGTCTCGCCCTATTCAGCTAGTAGGCCATAGCCTTGGAGGAGCCGTGGCCTGTCTTGCAGCCCTAGAGCTGAAGGTATCGCTGGGCTGGGACGACGTAACCGTTACCACCTTTGGAGAGCCTCGAACCGGCAATGCCCAATTCGCCCGCTTCGTGAACGACGTATTTGACCTCAATGGAACAACTGACCTTGAGAAGCGAAGCTATCGACGAGTCACTCACGTCGACGACCCTGTGCCCTTGCTACCGCCGAGCGAATTCGGCTACAAGTCGCACAGCGGCGAGATCTTCATTTCCAAGTCCTCTCTATCGCCCTCGGAAACGGACGTGCATCTCTGCATTGGCGATGAAGACCCCAACTGCAGTGCCAAAGATGACAGCACGATGAAGAGTCTGCTGCATCGCCTTCTCCATTTCCGCTGGACGACTACCTCTTTGCAGGCTTACACAGAGCGGATGAGCTTCCCAGCGCGATTTAAGCTATGGCAGCTGTTTTTTGCTCATCGGGATTATTTCTGGAGGCTCGGCTTATGCGTTCCCGGTGGCGATCCTACAAACTGGGGTCGGCATTCGTATGAGCCTCACGATGAATATCTATAA